The Psilocybe cubensis strain MGC-MH-2018 chromosome 7, whole genome shotgun sequence genome has a window encoding:
- a CDS encoding Beta-1,3-galactosyltransferase 6, whose product MSRFGVKSISLPRLLNRRILLFLCAVVFLYVLRLFYLSDGSELQLQLGKGEENVKEEENRPSIPWGPETISFDPPRPAYLDTPLVEPMVIRLAIISHVFEFERRQVLRDTVLRGVPESDVHIEYKFIIGNPKEGLGNWTTWLQRTKEDWVYGDVHTVPVTDIPERLSEKRFGALKWADSVPHTEYDYSMTMDSDTFCRFQALARRITHTQPKLAPRTQPILIGRMGDHVTYFKNTVPDGNINEKDEDDYVRGPWYPYPLGIGYMLSSNITHTLMNISPPLPHHVIYPSDDVMIGSWIAGLRNFHDPTIKFETTERSSNPPPLTPVKPTPYLPYRIDTEVVNDVNGWHDIKSARESGTEGRIGWETVCVHRMKAPEMRALRAREELKGEWEDVIVKKQQVY is encoded by the exons ATGTCTAGATTCGGAGTCAAATCTATCTCTCTCCCGCGGTTGTTAAACAGGCGCATTCTGTTATTCCTCTGCGCGGTAGTGTTTTTGTACGTGCTGCGCCTGTTTTATCTGTCCGATGGTTCGGAACTGCAGCTACAGCTGGGGAAAGGTGAAGAAAATgtaaaagaagaggaaaataGACCATCGATACCCTGGGGACCAGAAACCATCTCCTTCGACCCCCCACGACCCGCATACCTCGACACGCCTCTCGTGGAGCCAATGGTCATACGTCTTGCTATCATCTCGCATGTCTTTGAATTCGAGCGCCGGCAGGTCCTGCGTGACACCGTGCTACGTGGAGTACCAGAGAGCGACGTTCATATCGAATACAAATTCATCATCGGGAACCCGAAGGAGGGGTTGGGAAATTGGACGACGTGGTTGCAGCGAACGAAGGAGGATTGGGTGTATGGTGATGTGCATACGGTGCCGGTGACGGATATTCCGGAGAGGCTGTCAGAAAAGCGCTTTGGTGCGTTGAAGTGG GCCGACAGTGTCCCACATACAGAATACGACTACTCGATGACCATGGACTCGGACACCTTCTGTCGTTTCCAAGCCCTCGCGCGGCGGATCACTCACACCCAGCCAAAGCTGGCACCGCGCACCCAACCCATCCTCATCGGGCGCATGGGCGACCATGTCACATACTTCAAAAACACTGTCCCAGATGGAAACATAAACGAgaaggacgaggacgactATGTCAGGGGCCCATGGTATCCATACCCTCTAGGTATTGGGTACATGCTGAG CTCGAATATCACGCACACGCTCATGAACatctcccctcccctcccgCACCACGTTATCTACCCCTCTGACGACGTCATGATTGGTTCCTGGATAGCGGGACTACGCAACTTCCACGACCCCACGATTAAATTTGAGACGACGGAGCGCTCGTCGAACCCACCACCACTGACGCCCGTGAAGCCGACGCCATATTTGCCTTACCGGATAGATACGGAGGTGGTGAACGACGTAAACGGATGGCATGATATCAAAAGCGCACGGGAAAGTGGTACTGAGGGACGAATTGGCTGGGAGACGGTGTGTGTGCATCGAATGAAGGCTCCCGAGATGAGGGCTCTGAGGGCGAGGGAAGAGCTGAAGGGCGAATGGGAGGATGTGATTGTCAAAAAACAACAGGTGTACTGA
- a CDS encoding putative zinc metalloprotease (putative zinc metalloprotease PTT_08196): protein MLFTFALAFCALAIQALSQSILDATSPWPPGPGQDLVPQEPDAELAQILSQIDPNRIQAIIEKLVSFGTRHTLSNQTDPVRGIGAARDWIASEMRTYAAASNGRMVVTVPSYVQQPVSGLVPKATVISNIVATINGSVEPNRVYVVSGHYDSRVTNILNFMDDAPGADDDGSGVAVSMELARVMATHQPAATIMFAVVAGEEQDLFGSNFMATTLKQQGADVQGMLDNDIVGSSTADDGTIDTTDIRMFVSGLPPSNTAQQNLNLAAIGGENDSPAHQLGRFIAEVSQNSATQMNVRTIFRPDRFLRGGDHESFLDQGFPAVRFTEPHENFAHQHQDVRVSNGVQFGDLIEFVDFNFTASVAKVNGAALWSLAQAPGTPKGLVIDTSTLTNNSTLRWTEDPNAAGYEVVWRETDQPQWQKVISVGKVSSVTVQLSKDNVQMGVRAVGSNGFKSPAAFPMPN, encoded by the exons ATGCTCTTCACGTTCGCTCTTGCCTTCTGTGCTTTGGCAATTCAAG CACTTTCTCAGTCTATACTGGATGCTACCTCACCATGGCCTCCAGGTCCAGGACAGGACCTTGTACCACAGGAACCAGACGCGGAGCTCGCACAAATACTTAGCCAGATAGACCCCAACCGAATCCAGGCAATTATCGAGAAACTCGTTTCTTTCGGAACCCGACACACACTCTCCAATCAGACAGATCCAGTACGAGGTATCGGAGCTGCTAGAGACTGGATTGCGTCAGAGATGCGCACATATGCTGCTGCATCAAACGGCAGAATGGTAGTCACAGTCCCGAGCTATGTGCAACAGCCTGTTTCAGGGCTAGTACCCAAGGCTACGGTGATCAGCAATATTGTTGCGACTATCAATGGATCTGTTGAACCCAACCGTGTCTACGTTGTCTCTGGACATTACGATTCCCGGGTCACTAATATTCTGAATTTCATGGACGACGCTCCAGGTGCCGACGACGATGGATCGGGAGTCGCAGTATCGATGGAGTTGGCGAGAGTTATGGCTACACATCAGCCAGCAGCAACGATCATGTTTGCAGTAGTTGCAGGCGAGGAACAGGATCTTTTTGGTTCCAACTTCATGGCTACCACTCTCAAACAACAGGGAGCGGACGTTCAGGGAATGTTGGACAACGATATCGTGGGCAGTTCAACCGCAGATGACGGCACCATCGACACGACTGATATACGCATGTTTGTTTCCGGCCTTCCTCCATCCAACACCGCCCAACAGAATTTGAATCTTGCTGCGATTGGAGGCGAGAACGATTCACCAGCTCATCAGTTAGGAAGATTTATAGCTGAAGTATCCCAGAATTCTGCTACCCAAATGAACG TGAGGACTATATTCCGGCCGGACCGCTTCCTGAGAGGAGGCGATCATGAATCATTCCTGGACCAGGGATTCCCCGCTGTGCGATTTACTGAGCCTCACGAGAACTTTGCTCACCAGCATCAGGACGTACGAGTGTCCAATGGTGTCCAGTTCGGTGACCTCATCGAATTCGTCGACTTCAATTTCACTGCCAGTGTTGCCAAAGTCAATGGTGCTGCATTGTGGTCACTGGCACAAGCCCCTGGAACCCCGAAAGGGTTGGTCATCGACACCAGCACATTGACCAATAATTCCACCTTACGCTGGACCGAGGATCCAAATGCCGCAGGATACGAAGTGGTTTGGAGAGAGACTGATCAGCCACAATGGCAAAAGGTTATATCTGTTGGGAAGGTTAGCTCTGTTACTGTGCAACTCTCGAAGGACAATGTGCAGATGGGGGTAAGAGCGGTGGGCAGCAATGGATTCAAAAGTCCAGCCGCATTTCCCATGCCTAACTGA